Proteins encoded together in one bacterium window:
- a CDS encoding methylmalonyl-CoA mutase subunit beta, translated as MPDALYRLTDDFAPATAARWRELVAADLAGRPWTELVSTSRAGLDIQPLYTAEDWAAAGDPTGRPGAAPHTRGGCDPRGEPTWDVRPEYTHPEPAVANAQILQDLSRGATSVLLKLDPAGVEGVAVRSVDDLDRVLAGVDLALVPLALESGPRFRPVSALLREIRRRRDLADDKALGAHQADPIGSWCVGGNLPVGLAELLDDMAALAAETASGSRGVRAVSAKSCPFHNAGADEARELAFTLAEALAYLRAMDARGLGIDAAAAQIQFCFAVTGEIFGEIAKLRAARTLWGRIVAACGGGPSAQRMRLHARTSARMMTRHDPWVNMLRVTTATFAAVTGGADAVTVAPFDAAINVPDGFSRRIARNVQVILQEESHLGHVVDPAGGCWHLERRTAELAARAWALFQDVERRGGLVAGLRDGWVQTSIAEVQRARERDVARRLEPVTGISEFPALDETPVGRTRPAPPPGGTPAGLRLAGEDGAAHDPIDPLALHRTAEPFEVLRDAADAHMARTGARPRAFICNLGTLAQHNARASWIRNALAAGGIEAPPNDGFTDPQEAAAAFRESGARVAVVCSSDEVYAGMGPAVAAALRDAGAASLLVAGRLGALEDRWRAAGVSAALYQGCDVLDALRDLHRTLEVGR; from the coding sequence ATGCCGGATGCCCTCTACAGGCTCACCGACGATTTCGCGCCGGCCACCGCCGCGCGATGGCGCGAGCTGGTCGCCGCCGATCTCGCGGGCAGGCCCTGGACCGAACTGGTGAGCACCAGCCGCGCGGGATTGGACATCCAGCCCCTCTACACGGCCGAGGACTGGGCCGCCGCCGGTGATCCCACCGGCCGGCCCGGCGCGGCCCCCCATACGCGCGGCGGCTGCGACCCGCGGGGGGAGCCGACCTGGGACGTTCGCCCCGAATACACCCATCCCGAACCTGCGGTCGCCAATGCGCAGATCCTGCAAGACCTGTCCCGCGGCGCCACGTCGGTGCTGTTGAAGCTGGACCCCGCCGGCGTCGAAGGCGTGGCCGTGCGTTCGGTCGACGACCTGGACCGCGTGCTCGCGGGCGTCGACCTGGCGCTGGTGCCGCTCGCGCTCGAGTCGGGACCGCGCTTCAGGCCCGTGTCCGCCCTGCTGCGGGAGATCCGGCGCCGGCGCGATCTCGCTGACGACAAGGCCCTGGGAGCCCATCAGGCGGACCCGATCGGCTCCTGGTGCGTGGGCGGCAACCTCCCCGTCGGTCTGGCTGAACTCCTCGACGACATGGCCGCCCTCGCGGCGGAGACGGCCTCCGGGTCGCGCGGCGTACGCGCGGTGAGCGCCAAGTCCTGCCCGTTCCACAACGCCGGGGCTGACGAAGCCCGGGAGCTGGCCTTCACCCTGGCCGAGGCGCTGGCCTATCTGAGGGCCATGGACGCCCGCGGCCTGGGCATCGATGCGGCGGCCGCCCAGATCCAGTTCTGCTTCGCCGTCACCGGCGAGATCTTCGGCGAGATCGCCAAGCTGAGGGCGGCGCGCACGCTCTGGGGCCGGATCGTGGCGGCCTGCGGGGGCGGCCCGTCCGCCCAGCGCATGCGGCTGCATGCCCGCACCTCGGCGCGCATGATGACCCGGCACGATCCCTGGGTGAACATGCTGCGCGTCACCACGGCGACTTTCGCGGCCGTGACCGGCGGCGCGGACGCGGTCACCGTCGCCCCCTTCGACGCGGCGATCAACGTGCCCGACGGTTTCAGCCGTCGCATCGCGCGCAACGTGCAGGTCATCCTGCAGGAGGAATCGCACCTGGGACACGTCGTCGATCCCGCCGGCGGCTGCTGGCACCTGGAACGGCGCACCGCCGAGCTCGCCGCGAGAGCCTGGGCCCTGTTCCAGGACGTGGAGCGTCGGGGAGGCCTCGTCGCCGGCCTGCGCGACGGGTGGGTCCAGACGAGCATCGCCGAGGTGCAGCGGGCCAGGGAGCGCGACGTGGCCAGACGCCTGGAGCCCGTCACCGGCATCAGTGAATTCCCCGCTCTGGACGAAACCCCCGTGGGCCGTACGCGGCCGGCGCCGCCTCCCGGCGGGACGCCCGCCGGGCTGCGGCTGGCGGGTGAGGACGGCGCAGCGCACGACCCCATCGACCCTTTGGCCCTGCACCGCACCGCGGAACCCTTCGAGGTCCTCCGGGACGCCGCCGACGCGCACATGGCGCGCACCGGAGCCCGCCCCCGCGCCTTCATCTGCAACCTCGGCACCCTCGCGCAGCACAACGCGCGGGCGTCCTGGATCCGCAACGCCCTGGCGGCGGGCGGCATCGAGGCGCCGCCCAACGACGGTTTCACCGATCCGCAGGAGGCCGCGGCGGCCTTCCGCGAGAGCGGCGCCCGCGTGGCCGTCGTCTGCTCGTCCGACGAGGTGTACGCCGGGATGGGCCCCGCGGTCGCCGCCGCGCTGAGGGACGCGGGCGCCGCCTCCTTGCTCGTGGCGGGAAGACTGGGCGCACTGGAGGACCGCTGGCGCGCCGCGGGCGTGAGCGCCGCGCTGTACCAGGGGTGCGACGTCCTGGACGCCCTGCGCGACCTGCACCGGACGCTGGAGGTGGGCCGATGA
- the gatB gene encoding Asp-tRNA(Asn)/Glu-tRNA(Gln) amidotransferase subunit GatB, whose product MNPVPVIGLEVHAQLRTRTKIFCGCRHEYGARPNSRTCPVCLGLPGSLPVLNGSAVRLALRLGAALGCRIRTRSGFARKNYFYPDLPRNYQITQHAEPLCEGGWLEIGPLGARRTIPLERIHLEDDAGKMLSARSGRGVDFNRAGVPLAEIVTRPELCSGEEARLFLRELRRLLRALDVCDGDMEKGNLRCDANISLRPAPGAPTGARVELKNLNSLRGVRKALDHEIARQGARLAGGTAVAAETRGWDARRGATVFQRAKERSSDYRYFPEPDLPALVVDEAMLASIRRELPELPAARELRYVRELGLAGDVAATLCESSALAVYFEAMAETVDDARACANWVTGEVLRLCGETGVDVAEFPVPPDEAAALLRRVARGGLSLCAAKAAFATMVAEGATAADAIARAGMGLIGDREHLSSVIARVIATYPEQAALCRAGKAGVADWLTGRVMAATGGRADPRLTAEILRAALMRPDDG is encoded by the coding sequence GTGAACCCCGTACCCGTCATCGGCCTGGAAGTGCACGCCCAGCTGCGCACGCGGACCAAGATCTTCTGCGGCTGCCGGCACGAATACGGGGCACGGCCCAACAGCCGCACCTGTCCCGTCTGCCTGGGCCTGCCGGGCTCCTTGCCGGTCCTGAACGGGAGCGCGGTCAGGCTGGCCCTGCGCCTGGGTGCGGCGCTCGGTTGCCGCATCAGGACCCGCTCGGGTTTCGCGCGCAAGAACTACTTCTATCCGGACCTGCCGCGCAACTACCAGATCACGCAGCACGCCGAGCCTCTCTGCGAGGGGGGCTGGCTCGAGATCGGTCCCCTCGGCGCGCGCCGGACGATTCCCCTCGAGAGGATCCATCTAGAGGACGACGCCGGCAAGATGCTGAGCGCCAGGTCGGGCCGTGGCGTGGACTTCAACCGCGCGGGCGTGCCCCTCGCCGAGATCGTGACCCGGCCCGAGCTGTGCTCCGGGGAGGAGGCGCGTCTCTTCCTGCGCGAGTTGAGGCGTCTGCTGAGGGCGCTCGACGTCTGCGACGGCGACATGGAGAAGGGCAACCTGCGCTGCGACGCCAACATCTCGCTGCGGCCCGCGCCGGGAGCGCCGACCGGCGCGCGCGTGGAACTGAAGAACCTCAACAGCCTGCGCGGCGTCCGCAAGGCGCTCGACCACGAGATAGCCCGCCAGGGCGCACGGCTGGCCGGCGGGACCGCGGTCGCCGCCGAGACCCGCGGCTGGGACGCGCGCCGCGGCGCAACGGTCTTCCAGCGCGCCAAGGAGCGGTCGAGCGACTACAGGTACTTCCCCGAGCCGGATCTGCCGGCGCTGGTCGTGGACGAGGCCATGCTCGCATCGATCCGCCGGGAGTTGCCGGAGTTGCCCGCGGCCAGGGAACTGCGCTATGTGAGGGAGCTGGGTCTGGCGGGCGACGTGGCGGCGACGCTCTGCGAGTCGTCGGCCCTGGCCGTCTATTTCGAGGCGATGGCCGAGACGGTCGACGACGCACGGGCCTGCGCCAACTGGGTGACGGGCGAGGTCCTGCGCCTCTGCGGCGAGACCGGTGTGGACGTGGCGGAATTTCCCGTGCCTCCGGACGAAGCCGCGGCGCTGCTGCGCCGGGTCGCCCGGGGCGGTCTGAGCCTATGCGCCGCCAAGGCCGCCTTCGCCACGATGGTCGCGGAAGGGGCGACGGCCGCGGACGCGATCGCACGCGCGGGAATGGGCCTGATCGGGGACCGGGAGCACCTGTCGTCGGTGATCGCGCGCGTCATCGCGACATACCCCGAGCAGGCAGCTCTCTGCCGGGCGGGCAAGGCGGGCGTCGCCGACTGGCTGACCGGCCGCGTGATGGCCGCCACCGGCGGACGCGCGGATCCGCGTCTGACCGCGGAGATCCTCCGCGCGGCGCTCATGCGGCCGGATGATGGTTGA